From Gemmatimonadota bacterium:
GCCGGCGGCGTCTCGATGGACGCAGAGGTCATCCCTGCCGGCGGTGTTTCGGCGAGACGGTGGGTCTGGACCAGCAGCTTCTGCACCGAAGCCTCCATGGTCCTCAAGAAAGGATTCGGATACACGCCGATCCAGATGATGAAGAGGGTCATGCAGGCAAGCACGGCCGTCTCTCTGAAGGAAAGGTCCCTGATCCCCCGGTTCTCCTCCTTCGTCACTGGGCCGAAGACCACCTTGCGGTACATCCTGAGCATGTAGACGGCCGCGAGGATGATCCCCGTGGCCGCGACGGCCGCGATCAGGATGTTCTGCTGGAACACGCCGACCAGTATGAGAAACTCCCCGACGAAACTGCTCAGGCCCGGCAGGCCCACGGAAGCCAGGGTAAACACGAGCAGGAAAGCGGAGAACACCGGAATCGTGTGCCAAAGCCCGCCGTACGCTTCCATGTCCCAGGTGTTCCGGCGCTGCACGAGCATCATGGCGGCCAGGAACAGTCCGCCCGTGGACAACGCCAGGCTGACGATGTGGACGACCGCGCCCTGGATACCGTGCTGGTTCAGTGCGAATACGCCCAGCACGACGAACCCCGCGTGACTGATCGTCGAATAGGCGATCATCCGCCGGATATCCGATTGCGCCAGGGCGATCAGCGCGCCGTAGACGATCCCGGCCGCCGCCACGGCGCACATCAGGGGCGCCAACTCGGTAAGGGCATCGGGAAACAGCGGAAGGGTCAGGCGAATGAACCCGTAGGCCGCCATCTTGACGAGTACGACGGCGAGGACGATGGCATCGGGCAGCCATGTGTGAAAGGGCACCATGGGCACCTTCACCGCGAAGGCGGCGATGAAGGCGAGGGCGAGCCAGAACTGGACTTCCGGAGGTATGGACAACTGGTAAAGCGCCGCCATCTCGAAAGTGAGGACGTCATGGGCCTGGTGGTGGAGAAAGGCCAGCGTGATGACCGCGGCCAGCATGAGCAGGCTACCGAACACGGCGAACAGGAAGAACTTCAGGGCCGCCCGGACGCTGTTTTCATAACCCCAGATGCCGATCAGGAAGTACATGGGGATCAGCATGCCTTCCCAGAAGAGGAAGAACAGGAACAGGTCGAGGGAGAAGAACACGCCCATCAGGGTGGTTTCCATCAGGAGCATGAAAACCTGGTAGGCCCGGACCCGCTTACTCACGATCGTCCAGGTGCCGAGCAGGGCCAGGGGCCACATGAGCGCGGTGATCCCAGCGAGGAGGATGCTGATCCCGTCCGCCCCGACGTGATAGGACACGCCCAGGGATTCGATCCAGGGCATGCGCTCCTCGAACTGCGGTTCGCCCAGGTGCGTCTCGAAGGCGCCGAAGCACACTGCGAAGAGGACGAGCACCAGGGCCGAAACGCCGAATCCCACCCACCGGGCGGCCGTGTCCCCTTTGACGAAGAGGAGCAGGACGGCGCCCAGGACCGGCAGCCAGATGATGAGAGACAGGTAAGGCAGTTCCGTCATGTACAGTTCCTTCGGTTCCTTCAGTTCCTTCGGGTTTGCGGTCCCAGGTTACGGTCCCAGGTAACCGGTGATGTAGGCGAACACCACGAGCGCGCCGACGACCATGATCAGCGCGTAGTTCTGAACGACCCCCGTTTGCGTATACCGAATTGCGTTCCCCACGCTGCGTACCGTGAGCGCGGCCAGGGTCAGCCCCCCGTCGATGACCGCGGAATCCAGGATGCGCCAGCATGCCCAGGCGATCTTCCTCACTGGCCCCACGATGAAGGTGTCGTAGATCTCATCCACGTAGAACTTTTCCAGTGAAAGCGTATACAGCGCCCGCGGCACCAGGCGGTCGAAAACCCTGTTGCCGCGAACATACCCGGTGTAAGCGCCCCAGATACCGGCCGCGGCCACCAGCAGGGCCAGGACCATCAGGGCCAGTTCGACGCTCGCGGAGGGAACCTGCGCCTCCGGCAGCCCGGAGAACACCGGCGCGAGGAATCCGCCGAAACGGTCCATGCCCGACGCGAACACGTGGGGGATGCCGATGAACCCGCCCACGGTGGAAAGAACGGCCAGCAGCACCAGCGGTATGGTCATGACGCGAGACGATTCGCGGACTTTCTCGGTTTCGTCCCGGCTCAGCCGGGTCTCGCCGCCAAAGGTCATGAACAGCAACCGGAACATGTAGAAGGCGGTCATGGCTCCGGTGGCCAGGCCGACCACCCACAGCACGGGGGCGTTGACGAAAGCGCCCAGCAGGATCAGGTCCTTGCTGAAGAAACCCGCGAAGGGCGCGATCCCCGCGATGGCCAGGGTCGCCAGCAGCATGGATTTGTAGGTCACCGGCATGAGATCGCGGAGCCCGCCCATGTTGCGGAGGTCCTGGGGGTCCCTACCCTTCTCCAGGGCGTGTTCCAGCGCGTGTATGACGCTGCCCGCGCCCATGAACAGCAGGGCCTTGAAGAACGCGTGGGTGACCAGGTGGAAGATCCCGGCGGTGAAGTAGCCGACGCCGCAGGCCAGGAACATGTACCCCAGCTGGCTCACGGTGGAATAGGCCAGGACGCGCTTGATGTCGTACTGGGTCAGGGCGATGTACGCGGCGAAGATGGCCGTGACCGCGCCGACGACGGCCACGACGGTCATGGCCGTGGCGGACTGGGCGAAGAGCGCGTGGCACCGGGCGACCATGTAAACGCCCGCGGTCACCATGGTGGCCGCGTGGATCAGCGCGCTGACCGGCGTGGGGCCTTCCATGGCGTCCGGCAGCCAGACGTGGAGGGGCACCTGGGCGGACTTGCCCATGGCCCCGATGAAGAGCAGCAGGGTGACGGCCGTGATGACCGGGGCGAGCACGGCCGGGTCCGCCGCGAACACGTCGGCATAGGTGAGCGAGCCTGCGTACAGGAAGATCAGGAGCAGGCCCAGGATGAAGGCGAAATCGCCGATGCGGTTCACCACGAAGGCCTTCATGCCCGCGTTCGCGGCGGACCGCCTTTCGCACCAGAACCCGATCAGCAGGTAGGAACAGAGCCCGACCCCTTCCCAGCCGACGAACATCAGCAGGAAGTTGTTGCCCATCACGAGGATGAGCATGGCGAACATGAACAGGTTCAGATAGGAGAAATACCGGACGCAGCAGGCGTCCTTGCCCATGTAGCCGATGGAATAGACGTGGATCAGCAAACCGACGCCCGTCACCACCAGCATCATGACCGTCGAAAGCGGATCGACCAGGAAGGCCACGTCCACCGCGAAGGTGCCCGACGTGATCCACGAGTAGACGACCACGTCGACGCTGCGTTCCCCGTCCGGCAGTCCGATGAGCTGGAGGAAGACGCCCAGCGCGAACAGGAAGGACAAGGCCACCGTGGCGCACGCGATCATCCCGGATACGCGGGGGTTCCGGTTGAAGAATACGTTGATGAAGGCCCCAAGGAGGGGCAGGAAAGGGATCAGCCAGACGTAACTGAAGGATTCGGTCATGGGGTTCACGCAGGGTCCAGGGCTGACCGGCCGGGCCGGCTACCAGCGCAGAGACCGGACCTCGTCGATGTTGACCGTTCCGCGGTTGCGGAACAGCAGGATCACCAGGGCCAGGCCGATCGCCACCTCGGCGGCCGCCACGGTAATCACCAGGAACACGTAGATATGGCCGTCGGCCATGCCGAACTGCCGGGCGAAGGCCACGAAAGAGAGATTGGCCCCGTTGAGCATCAACTCGATGCCCATCAGCACGATGATGGCGTTCCGCCGTACCAGCACGCCGGTCGCGCCGACCAGGAAGAGCACGGCACTCAGGACCAGGTAATAGGTGACAGGGATCATGGGTTCGTCGACTCCGGCAAGATCAGCTCCTCACTCGCCCACGGAAACGGTGCCCTTGCGCGTCAGCACCACGGCGCCCACGATGGCGATCAACAGGAGCACGGCCGCGATCTCCACGGGCAGCAGGTATTTCGTGAACAACAACGTTCCGATCTGTTCCACCTCGCCGAATCCGGCTCCGCCGCCATCCGCCGGAGGGGTCGTTCCGCCGCCCGCATAGGACATGATCATGGCCGCCACCGGCAGGAACAGCAGCGCGGCCAGGATGACGGCCAGCGGTTTCTGAATCCGGAATACCCCGCCCTCCTCGCGGCTCAGGTTCAGCAGCATGATGACGAAGAGGAAGAGGACCATGATGGCGCCGGCATACACGACGATCTGTATGATCGCGACGAACTGGGCGTCCAGCATCAGGTACAGGCCGGCGATGGATATCATGACCATGATGAGCAGCAGAACGCAGTAGATCGGGTTGCGCTGCAGGATCATGGCCACGCTGCTCGCGACGGCTACGATGGCGAAAAAGAGGAAGAAGTAGATTTCCATGGAATCTCGTCGGGTCCGTCCGTCCGGTTCTCCCGGCCGCTCAATGACCGCCCGGGCCGCCCGGGTCGGGAAGCTGATCTCCCCTGGGGCGCGTGAAGGCCTCCCGGCTCTTTCGAAGGACCTGGCCCAGCGTGCCCTCCTGGTCTTTGGTTTCATCGTAATTCTTCAGCAGGCGTTCCCGGTCCCAGATCATCTCTTCCCGCGACGTGGCCACGAGTTCGATGTCGTCCGTCATGTCGATGGCGTCTTCGGGACAGGCCTCCACGCACATGCCGCAGAAAATGCACCGGAGCATGTCGATCTGGAACGTACGGGGGATCTTTTCCCGGTCGTTCCATTCCGTCTCCATGCCTTCGATAGTGATACAGTCGGCGGGACAGGCCACGGCGCACATCTCGCAGGCCACGCACTTGATCCGGTCCTGCTCGTCCTTGTTGAGCCGGTGGGCGCCGCGGTATCCGGGCGGCAGGATCTTCTGCACCTCCGGGTACTGCATGGTGACCTTCTTCTTGAAGAGGTGCGCGAGGGTCAGGAGCATGCCCTTGATCACCGCGGGAAGGTACAGCCGCTCCGCCAGGGTCATCTTGCGCGCTTCAACGATGATTGCCATGGATCACACTCCCGTGTCAGACCAGCATCCAGATTCCGGTGACGACGACGTTCAACAGGGCCAGCGGCAGCAGCACCTTCCATCCGATCGCCATCAGTTGGTCGTACCGGAACCGGGGCAGCGACCATCTCACCCAGATATAGACGAAGAGGAAGAAACCCGTCTTGAGCAGGAACCCGGCCACCTGGTACAGGGTTACCAGTCCCGGGCCGACCTGTTCCTCGAAGGGCATGTGCCATCCGCCGAAGAAGAGGGTCGCCATCAGGGCGGAGGCCGCGACCATGCTGGCGTATTCCGAAATCATGAACATGGAAAAACGCATGCTGCTGTATTCCGTGTGGTAGCCGCCGACGAGTTCCTGCTCGCATTCGACCAAGTCGAAGGGCAGGCGGTTGTTTTCGGCGAATGCCGCGATGACGAAGATGACGAAGGCCAGCGGCTGGCGGAAGATGAACCAGTCGAGGAACCCGTCCTGCGCCGCGACAATCTTGCTCATCTGCAGCGATCCCGTGAGCATGAGGATGCCGACGATGGAAAGGCCCAGCGACAGTTCGTAGCTGATCATCTGCGCCGACGACCGGATCCCGCCCAGCAGGGTGAACTTGTTGTTGGCGCTCCATCCGCCCAGGGCGATTCCGTACACCGCGATGGAGGTCATGCCCAGGATGTACAGGATGCCGACGTTCAGATCGATGATCTGCAACGTGGTCGTCGTCTCCTGGATCTGCAGTCCGAAGAGGGTGAAGGCGGGGATGGTCACTTCGCCGCCCACGGGGATCACGGCGAAGATCAGCAGGGCCGGCACGAGGATCAGGGCCGGCGCGATGGCGAAGAGCTTCCGGTCGGCGCTTGCCGGGATGAACTCTTCCTTCCACATGAACTTGATGCCGTCGGCCAGCGGCTGCAGCAGGCCCATGGGACCGACGCGGTTGGGACCGAGCCGGTCCTGGATCAGGGCGCTTATCCGGCGTTCCATGAAGGTGAGATAGGCAACGGTGGTGAACACCACCCCCAGCAGGATGCCGATTTTGACCAGGGCGATGGCGCCTTCCAGGATCATGGGATCCACGACCAATCCACTAACCTCCCGCGGCCTCGGACGGCCCTTCGCCGCCCGTCATGGCGCCCTGATCGCCGATCAGGTCATAGGTGAGTCCCACGTATCCATCCACGTTACCGGCGATTTCCTCCAGGACACCGGCGGGGTCCGTCCCGCCCAGGTCGACGCCCATGCGCTGTCCCACGTACCGGAGAATCGCGCCGTCCTCCCGCGCTCCGCCGGGTGGAGGGAAGGCGGGGCTCAGCCGCTGCACGCGGCCCTGCCCATTGGTCATGGTTCCGTTCTTCTCGAAGGGAATCGCTCCGGGGAATACCACGTCGGCCAGTTCGGCGAGGTCGGAACGATGCACGTCGTGCACCACCAGGAATTCGAGCTTGCGGAAGGCGTCGGTCTCTTCAGGAGAAAGGGTACGGCCGATGTCGCCGCCCAGTATGTAGAGCCCCCGGATCGAGCCGTCACCGATTCCCCGCAGGATATCATCCAGCGAGCCGGCGCCGAGCATGTCGCGGGCGCCCCGGGTATTGGGGGCCTTGTCCGCGTCAATGTGGAATCCGCTTTTCGACGTCCACGCTTCTCCGTCGGGCTTGCGGTCGAGGCCGGTTCGCGGCGATCCGAAGGCCTCCGCGCCCAGTTTGTGCAGCAGGTAGTTCTCCTCGTTGGTCGCCATGGACGATCCGACCATCCCCATGGCGGAATCCCCCTCACCGTCCAGGACGGCCCGGATGCCGCGGACGGCCGCGTCCATGGCATCGGGCCAGGTGGCCTGCACGAGTTCGCCGTCCACCCGCTTCAGCGGCGCCGTCAGCCGGTCCGCGTCCTGCCAGCCATGGTAGCAGAACCGGCCTTCGTCGCACATCCAGTACCCGTTTACCGCCTCGTTGTGCCGAGGTTTCGTCCGGTAGATCTTCTGGTGCATGACTTCCAGCGTGGTGTTGCACCCCGTGGCGCATCCCGGGCAGACGGTGTCCACCTTGTCGTAATGCCAGATGCGGGGCTTGTAGAGAAAGTCTTTGGTGACCAGGGCGCCCACGGGACAGATGTCCGCCACATTCGCCGACATCTTGTTGTCTAGGGGAACGTCTTCGAAGGTCGCGATCTCGGACTTGCTGCCCATCTGGACGACGCCGAGTTCCGACGTACCCGTGATCTCGTCGCAGAAGCGGGTGCAGCGCTGGCACAGTATGCAGCGCGTCGTGTACAGCGTGATGTGCGTCCCGAGGTCCTTTTTCGGCGGCACGCGCTTGGTCTCGACGAACCGGCTGTGGCCCCGGCCGTGGTCGAAGGAATGGTCCTGCAGCTTGCACTCCCCGGCCTGGTCGCACCAGGGACAGTCCAGGGGGTGGTTGATGAGCAGGAACTCCATGATCCCCTTGCGGTTGTCCAGCACCGCCGGGGAATTGAACCGGAAGTTCATCCCGTCCTTGATCCGTATCGTGCAAGAGGTGACGATGCCGAACTGCCCGGGCCGGATCTCCATCTCGGTCAGGCACATCCGGCAGTTGCCGTCCGGCGCCAGGCCGGGGTGATAGCAGAAATGGGGGATGTCGATGCCCAGGTCCGCCGCCGCGTCGATCAGGTTGCGGCCTTCTTCCACGGTGTATTGCTTTTCGTCTATGGTAATGGTTGCCATGATTCGCTCATCCGGCGGCATCGGCTTCGTCGGTCTTCAGCCGAAAATTGCCGGGCACGGGGGGAATGTGTTCATACTGGTCGGGCCGCAGGTAGGATTCCTCCAGGGGCAGGACGACCAGTTCCTTCCGTTCGATGCAGGCCCTGAATTCGGGCCAGTACTTGACGAGAATGGTGCGCACGGGCCAGACGCCCGGTGCCTGGCCGAAGACGCAGACGGTGTGGCCGTGGATCTGCTTGCAGATGTCGAGCAGCAGGTCCAGGTCCTCGTCCCTGCCCTGGCCGTTGCGGATACGCCGCAGGATGTCGTTCATCCAGGGCACCCCTTCGCGGCAGGGCGTGCACTGGCCGCAGGACTCGTGGGCGGCGAAGGAGGACGCGTTCAGCAGGGCGTCCAACATGCTGGTCGTCTCGTCCATCACGATGATCCCGCCGGTACCGCCCATGGACCCCAGCTTGCCCAGGGCGCCGAAGCCCATGGGCGTGTCGATCTCTTCCGGCGTCAGGATCGGCGCCGAGATGCCGCCCGGAATGACGCCTTTCAGCCGGTTGCCGTCCCGGATGCCGCCGGCCGCGTCGTAGATCAGCTCCCGCAGCGTGATATCGGAATCGTACTCGTAGATGCCGGGTTTCTTCACGTGGCCGCAAAGGCCGAACAACCGCGGACCGGTCGTATCCTCCTCCGAGCCGATGGTCTTGTAGGCTTCCGCGCCCATGTCTACGATGGTCGTGATCTGGGCCATGGTCTCCACGTTGTTGACGATCGTGGGCTGGCCCCAGAGCCCGATGGCAGCGGGGAAATAGGGCGGCTTCAGCCGGGGGTAGGGCCGGTTGCCCTCGAGGGATTCGATCAGGCCCGTCTCTTCTCCGCAGATGTAGGCCCCCGCGCCCGGATGGACGTACAACTCGAGGTCGTAGCCCGTGCCCAGGATATCGGCACCGAGGTAGCCGTGTTTCCGGGCGTCCTCGAGGGCGGCTTCCATCTGGTCGATGATCTGGAAGAACTCGCCCCGGATATAGATGTAGCCCAGGTTGATCCCCAGGGCGTAGCTGGTGATGATCATGCCTTCGATGATCTGGTGGGGCTTCGACTCCAGCAGGAGCCGGTCCTTGAAGCTGCCCGGTTCGCTTTCGTCGGCGTTGGCGCACAGGTACCGGGGAAACCGGTCGGCGCAGAGGTTCCACTTCATGCCCGTCGAGAACCCGGCCCCGCCGCGGCCCTTTATCCCCGAGGCGTTGATCTCCTCGATCAGCTCGGCCTGGCTCATGGACTTCAGCGCCTTCCGTACTGCGCCGTAACCGCCGCCGGCCAGGTAGGCGCCGATGTCGCCGGGATCGGTTTCCGCAGGGAGGGGTGCCGTCAGGATTTCGATCGGTACGGCCATTACCTTAACCTTTATCGAGTTCCTTTATCGAGTTCCGCGAGGATTTCGTCGACCTTCTCGGTAGAAACGTGGGTGTGCAATCGCCGGTTGACCAGGAGCACGGGGCCCCGGTCGCAGGCCGCGAGGCATTCCGATTTCCTCAGCGTGAACCGGCCGTCCTCCGTGGTCTCACCCAGCCCGATGCCGAGTTTTTTCGAGAGGTGATCGAAAACGCTCCCGCAGCCGGTCAGCGCACAGGGCAGTGTATGGCATACCGCCAGCACGTGCTCGCCCACGGGTTCCTTGTTGAACATGGGATAGAACGTTGCGATCTCCGCGACCTTGACGGGCGAACAGCCGATCAGACCGGCCACGCAGGCCATGGCCTCGGGCGAGACGTACCCCCATTCTTCCTGCGCGAGGTGAAGGAGCGGCACGACGGCCGACTTCCTGTATTCCGCAGGATAGCGGTCAAGGATCTTTGCCGCGCGCTCCCGCGCCGCGTCCGTGAATTCGAGCGGTGTCGCCATTCTAGCGGTCCAGTTCTCCGGCGATGACGTTCAGGCTGCCCAGTATCGCCACCACGTCCGATAGCATATGCCCCCTGATCAACATGGGGAACATGGAAAAGTTTACGAACGACGGCGGACGTACGCGGATCCGGTATGGTTCCCGGCTGCCGTCGCTGACGATGAAGAACCCGAGTTCTCCGTTCGGCGCTTCGGTGGCGGCGTACACCTCGCCTACCGGCGGCGTCGGCCCGTGTCCTTCCATGGTCATCTTGAAATGATAGATCAGCGACTCCATGGATTCGTACACTTCCGATTTCTCGGGCAGCACCGCGTGCTCCTCGTCGGCGTTCACGGGTCCGGAAGGCAGGTCCTCCACGGACTGTCGAACGATCTTCGCGCTCTGCCTGATCTCCTCCATCCGCACGAGATAGCGGTCGTACACGTCCCCGTTGCGGCCGATGGGGATGTCGAAATCGTAGGCTTCGTACCCGAGGTACGGCTCGTTCTTCCGAATGTCCCAGTCTACGCCGGAAGCCCTGAGCACCGGCCCCGTGGCGCCCCAGGCCACGGCGTCTTCCGCCGAGAGGACGCCCACGCCTTCAGTCCGGTCGCGCCATATACGATTGTGGGTCAGAAGCCGGTCGATTTCAGAGGTGGCCCGCAGGGTCTCTTCCACGGACTCCCGGGCCATTTCCGCGAAGTTCTCCGGCACGTCGCGCAGGAGCCCGCCCACGCGCGTGTAGCTGGTGGTCAGTCGTGTGCCGCAAACTGCCTCGAACAGATCGTACAGCACCTCCCTGGCCCGGAACCCGTACAGGAAGGCGGTGAAGGCCCCGATATCGAGGGCGGCCGTGCCTACGCAAAGCAGGTGGTCGGCAAGACGGGAGAGTTCGGCCAGGGCGACCCGGATCTCACGGCACCGCGGCGTGATTTCGATGTCCATCAGCTTCTCGACCGCGTGGGTGTAGCCGATGTTGTTGCACAGGGGCGACAGGTAGTTCATCCGGTCGGTCAGCGTGACGAACTGGTTGTAGCTCCGGTACTCGCCCAGTTTTTCGAATCCGGTGTGCAGGTAGCCGAGATGGGGTGTGGCGCCCGCGACCATTTCTCCGTCCAGTTCCAGTACCATGTGCAGCGTCCCGTGGGTCGCCGGGTGCTGGGGACCGAAATTGAGTATCATGTGCTCGGACGGCATGTCGGGCGTACGCTCGAAAGACACCCGTTCGTTGCGGATTTCCTCGAGGTCCGTCTCTGCGAGCTTGTCGATCGGTGTGGTATTCACTGTGCGTGATTCCGGTGAACTGGTTGGTTCGGTAGCCCGGTCCGTCCGGCCAATCCGTCCGGTAAGGGAGGGATGGGCGGTCCAGGCGGTCCAGGCGGTCCAGGCGGTCCAGGCGGTCCGGCAATGCCGGTGTTCACAATAGTTGCTAGAAAACGAAGTTGTCCCGTTCCCCCTTGCCGTGCAGGGGATAGTCCTTTCTCAAGGGATAGGAACCGAAATCATCGGGCATCAGGATCCGGCGCAGGTCGGGATGGCCTTCGAAGACGATCCCGTACATGTCGTACACTTCCCGTTCCAGCCAGTTGGCGCCCGGCCAGACGGACACCACCGAACCGATCCGGGGGTCCGCTTCCGGAACGGGTACACTGACGCTGAAACGGCGGTTGTGTTTGTAGGAATACAGCTGGTACACCACGGCGAACCGGATTTCCTCGTCCAGCCGCAGGCGGTCCACGGCGGTCACATCGACGAGATAGCCGAAGGACAGTTTCGGATCGTCTCTAAGGAAGGTCATGAACGGGAGGAGCGCATCCCGCTCCGCGATGACGCTTTCGCAACCCACCGCGTTGCCGGTGCTGACCGACGCGTCGCCGAAACGGGCCCGGATGCGCGTCGTGACGGGGCCCGGTTCAGATTCAGGCCCGCCAACGTCTTCGGTCTCGCGATCCTCCTGGTTTTCCATTGCTGACCCCATTTACTCGAACCCCATCTTGCCGCCCCAGCCGCGCGGATCCGACTGCCAGTCCAGGGCGATCTCCCGGTCGTCGTCCGAAAGCTCGCCCCGCTCGCTCATGACGTCCAGCACGGTCACGAAGTCCGCCATGCTCCATTTCGGCAGGTCGGCTTTTCCGAATCCCTCGGTGGCGGCGGGCAGGCCGTATTCGAATATGGTGACCACGCCGATCACGTCCACGTCGAACTTGATGACGTCTTCGACGGCCTTCAGGACGCCTCCCCCCGTGGTGACCAGATCCTCGGTAAACAGCACCTTCTGGCCGGCGGTCAGGGTGCCCTCGACCCGGTGTTCCTTGCCGTATCCCTTCTGGCCCGACCGCGCATAGACCATCGGCAGGTCCAGCCGGTTGGAAACCCATGCGGCGAAGGGAATGGCGGCCGTCGCCGTGCCCGCGATGACGTCCGGGGCAGCGTCCAGGGTGTCGATGATCTCGAGAAACGTATCGATGATCACCTTGCGCTCTTCCAGGCAGGATATGATCAGCCTGTTGTCGCAATATATCGGGGAGATGATACCGGAACTGTAATGGTAGGGTGCTTCAACGTTGATGGTGACGGCTTTGATGTCGAGCAGAAGCTCTGCGATGGTTTTTCTGTTCATCAGTTCGCTTTAGCCTGGGCTACTTTCTCCTGGATCTTCATCAACGCCTGGATCACGTTTTCGGGCCTGGGCGGACAGCCGGGGATATACACGTCCACCGGGATGTACTGGTCCACGCCCTGCACCAGGGTGTAGGTATTGAATACGCCGCCGGAGGAGGCACAGGCCCCCATGGAGATAACCCATTTGGGCTCCGGCATCTGGTCGTAGATTTTCTTCAGCACGGGCATCATCTTGATGGACACCCGCCCCGAAACGATCAGCAGGTCGGACTGCCGCGGTGAAAACCGGATGGCTTCGGCCCCGAATCGGGCCAGGTCGAAGCGGGACGCCAGGGTCGCCATGAGCTCGATGGCACAGCACGCGGTGCCGAAGGGCATCGGCCAGAGCGAGTTCTTCCGGGCCCAGCCCACCATCTCGTCGACCTTGGTGGTCATGACGTTTTCCTGCAGCTGGTCTTCTAATCCCATTCCAGGGCACCCCGTTTCCATTCGTACAGGAATCCGATGACGAGCAGGAGGAAGAACACCCCCATGGCTGCGGCGCCGTATAACTGAAGATCGCCATAAACGACGGCCCATGGGTAGAGGTAAATGATCTCCACGTCGAAAAGGATGAAAAGAATGGCGATCAGGTAGAACTTGATGGAAAAGTTCTTCCGCGCGGAATCTTTCAGCGGAACGCCGCATTCGTAAGAGGCGAGCTTGGAGGCGCTGGTCTTTTTTCTGCCGATGAAAGAGGAAAGGGTAACGATTACGGCCGCGACGATCAGTACGAGGATTACGAGCAGGATCAGGGGAAGGTATGACATTTAACCGAATAACAGGATGTACAGACAGATCGGTCGACGAAACGCGGCTTCCTGGCACATCTATCCTTGAACTCGCCGATCAAGATAAACCGCCGGGGGGCGTTGTCAAGGACTAATCGTTTTTATTTATTGATATAAAAAGGCGGGCTCGTTATATGTCTATTCCGGTACGATTTCATGCGCATTCCAAGGACTAAAATCGACTTCTCAAACCAGCGGGAGCGTTGCAGTATGCCGGAAGCACAGATCGCGGTCATCGGCGGTACGGGGTTCTACGGGATGGAGGGGCTTACGGATCTCGAGGAGGTCCGGCCCGACACCCCTTTCGGCGAGCCCAGCGACGCCATCGTGACCGGCACCCTCGAGGGCCGGCGCGTAGCGTTCCTGGCGCGCCATGGCCGGGGCCATCGCCTGAGTCCGTCCGAGATCAACGTGCGGGCGAACATCTTCGCGCTGAAGACACTGGGGGTCCGGTGGATTCTCTCGGTAAGCGCCGTGGGCAGCCTCCAGGAGGACATCCGGCCGCGGGACTTCGTCATACCGGACCAGTTATACGACCATACCCGGCACCGCGCGACGAGCTTCTTCGGCGGCGGGCTCGTGGTGCACGTGGGCCTCGGCGAACCGTTCTGCGGACCGCTGCGACGGTTGCTTGTCGACGGCGCCGAATCGACCGGCCTGACCGTGCACGACGGCGGCACCTATCTCTGCATGGAAGGGCCGCAGTTCTCGACCAAAGCGGAGTCGAACGTCTACCGGGGCTGGGGATTTTCGGTCATCGGGATGACGGCGGCCCCGGAGGCCAAGCTCGCCCGGGAGGCAGAGATCTGCTACGCCGCCATCGCGTGCTCGACCGACTACGACTGCTGGCACGAGGAACACGATTCCGTCACCGTCGACATGATTATCGAGAACCTGCACGCGAACGTGGAACAGGCGCGCC
This genomic window contains:
- the mtnP gene encoding S-methyl-5'-thioadenosine phosphorylase — translated: MPEAQIAVIGGTGFYGMEGLTDLEEVRPDTPFGEPSDAIVTGTLEGRRVAFLARHGRGHRLSPSEINVRANIFALKTLGVRWILSVSAVGSLQEDIRPRDFVIPDQLYDHTRHRATSFFGGGLVVHVGLGEPFCGPLRRLLVDGAESTGLTVHDGGTYLCMEGPQFSTKAESNVYRGWGFSVIGMTAAPEAKLAREAEICYAAIACSTDYDCWHEEHDSVTVDMIIENLHANVEQARQVIRHVVPAIPLDSTCRCHNALANAIVSDRDAVPAGTLEKLRPIVGRYFE
- a CDS encoding NADH-quinone oxidoreductase subunit A, with protein sequence MSYLPLILLVILVLIVAAVIVTLSSFIGRKKTSASKLASYECGVPLKDSARKNFSIKFYLIAILFILFDVEIIYLYPWAVVYGDLQLYGAAAMGVFFLLLVIGFLYEWKRGALEWD
- a CDS encoding orotate phosphoribosyltransferase, which codes for MNRKTIAELLLDIKAVTINVEAPYHYSSGIISPIYCDNRLIISCLEERKVIIDTFLEIIDTLDAAPDVIAGTATAAIPFAAWVSNRLDLPMVYARSGQKGYGKEHRVEGTLTAGQKVLFTEDLVTTGGGVLKAVEDVIKFDVDVIGVVTIFEYGLPAATEGFGKADLPKWSMADFVTVLDVMSERGELSDDDREIALDWQSDPRGWGGKMGFE
- a CDS encoding NADH-quinone oxidoreductase subunit B yields the protein MGLEDQLQENVMTTKVDEMVGWARKNSLWPMPFGTACCAIELMATLASRFDLARFGAEAIRFSPRQSDLLIVSGRVSIKMMPVLKKIYDQMPEPKWVISMGACASSGGVFNTYTLVQGVDQYIPVDVYIPGCPPRPENVIQALMKIQEKVAQAKAN
- a CDS encoding NADH-quinone oxidoreductase subunit C, which codes for MGSAMENQEDRETEDVGGPESEPGPVTTRIRARFGDASVSTGNAVGCESVIAERDALLPFMTFLRDDPKLSFGYLVDVTAVDRLRLDEEIRFAVVYQLYSYKHNRRFSVSVPVPEADPRIGSVVSVWPGANWLEREVYDMYGIVFEGHPDLRRILMPDDFGSYPLRKDYPLHGKGERDNFVF